One region of Mycolicibacterium lutetiense genomic DNA includes:
- a CDS encoding DsbA family protein, giving the protein MVGLLAAALVWGPGTGRADAAEAVLAGDALSIGDPAAPGQIDLYLDPLCPYSGKMVQEQGAEIGRRVEDGKLHINLRLVNFLEKYSASGTYDSRAIYAAFIVADHSRSSDVTWRFIEQIFSADQQPEEEGAADLSNDQLAGLADRAGAPPSAQDMIKLGLPIPFDGHAIGANNLPLLRGFPEPGVPLVAIDGKAVDGNSDWLAQLPH; this is encoded by the coding sequence ATGGTTGGCCTGCTCGCGGCGGCGCTGGTGTGGGGTCCCGGTACCGGTCGCGCGGACGCGGCCGAGGCTGTGCTTGCCGGGGATGCCCTCTCCATCGGCGACCCCGCGGCGCCCGGTCAGATCGACCTCTACCTGGATCCGCTGTGCCCGTACAGCGGGAAGATGGTGCAAGAGCAAGGTGCCGAGATCGGCCGCCGCGTCGAGGACGGCAAGCTCCACATCAACCTGCGGTTGGTCAATTTCCTCGAAAAGTACTCGGCCAGCGGCACTTACGACAGTCGTGCGATCTATGCGGCGTTCATCGTCGCCGATCACTCACGGTCGAGCGACGTCACCTGGCGGTTCATCGAGCAGATCTTCTCCGCCGACCAACAGCCGGAAGAAGAAGGCGCGGCAGACCTGAGCAACGATCAGCTCGCCGGGCTGGCCGACCGCGCCGGCGCGCCGCCGTCGGCCCAGGACATGATCAAGCTGGGGCTTCCGATCCCCTTTGACGGCCACGCCATCGGCGCGAACAACCTTCCGCTGCTGCGCGGTTTCCCAGAGCCCGGGGTGCCCCTGGTGGCCATCGACGGCAAGGCCGTCGACGGAAACTCCGACTGGCTCGCGCAGCTGCCACACTGA
- a CDS encoding type II toxin-antitoxin system Phd/YefM family antitoxin, which translates to MSTVNIHDAKTHLSQLLARVESGERITIARAGRPVADLVPHTRVDIVFGGLTGRVGYDTEHFDDADSNLNALFGIE; encoded by the coding sequence ATGTCGACCGTCAATATCCACGATGCGAAGACGCACCTGTCGCAACTGCTCGCCCGGGTCGAAAGCGGTGAGAGGATCACGATCGCGAGGGCAGGCAGGCCTGTTGCCGACCTCGTTCCTCACACCCGTGTTGACATCGTGTTCGGCGGTCTGACGGGTCGAGTCGGTTACGACACCGAGCATTTCGACGACGCCGATAGCAATCTCAACGCCCTGTTCGGAATCGAATGA
- a CDS encoding type II toxin-antitoxin system VapC family toxin, protein MSGLLLDTHVLLWLLEDNPRLGTTARERITESATVFVSAASTWELAIKAAIGKLTLPGDFDEAIGRSGVQDLPITRRHTLASDITALPHKDPLDAILVAQSTVERLTLLTADAKLLTSVPDAVDARI, encoded by the coding sequence ATGAGCGGGCTGCTGCTGGATACCCACGTCCTGCTCTGGCTACTCGAAGACAACCCGCGGCTGGGAACCACCGCACGCGAACGCATCACCGAAAGCGCCACAGTGTTCGTCTCCGCGGCCAGCACCTGGGAGCTCGCCATCAAGGCGGCGATCGGCAAGCTCACTCTGCCTGGCGACTTCGACGAAGCGATCGGGCGTTCCGGCGTGCAGGATTTGCCCATCACGCGTCGCCACACTCTGGCCTCGGATATCACGGCGCTGCCGCACAAGGATCCCTTGGACGCGATCCTGGTCGCCCAGTCCACCGTGGAACGGCTCACCCTGCTCACCGCGGACGCGAAACTGCTCACCTCGGTGCCCGACGCGGTGGACGCCAGAATCTGA
- a CDS encoding M56 family metallopeptidase — MNAVTFLLGYAMALSWLAPVLFTGPISARIHPRLSVAGWLVVVATASFAWVAALVILIAGAAHSLIVRSAPTFCVETLGIASAVTLPPTVATVLVVALLAATAAVATNTTRRVIVALCRTRRANRRHTEAVRIIGRPTGHDGVVAITADQPTAYCVSGGRRSAIVVTTAALELLKPPALAAVLAHERAHLRGRHHHVIAMLNTLAAALPRLPLMRAAAQSVPALLEMCADDAATRRYGREPLLASLVALSTRHRVPDGVLAAAGTAVTDRVTRLMHPQQESWWRPHSVAMSLIVVAIAVAPAFALTLCTLQQ; from the coding sequence ATGAACGCGGTCACGTTTCTCCTCGGCTACGCGATGGCTTTGAGCTGGCTGGCGCCGGTACTGTTCACCGGCCCGATCTCGGCTCGCATTCATCCCAGACTGTCGGTGGCAGGCTGGTTGGTGGTCGTCGCAACCGCGTCCTTCGCCTGGGTCGCGGCGCTGGTGATCCTGATTGCGGGTGCCGCCCACAGCCTGATCGTCCGCAGCGCACCGACGTTCTGCGTCGAAACACTGGGGATCGCCAGCGCGGTGACGTTGCCGCCCACCGTGGCGACGGTCTTGGTCGTCGCCCTGCTCGCAGCCACTGCCGCAGTGGCGACCAACACCACGCGCCGGGTGATCGTCGCATTGTGTCGGACGCGCCGCGCCAATCGCCGGCACACAGAGGCGGTCCGGATCATCGGCAGGCCCACCGGTCACGACGGCGTCGTCGCCATCACGGCTGACCAACCGACCGCCTACTGCGTGTCCGGCGGCCGGCGCAGCGCCATTGTCGTCACGACGGCTGCTCTGGAACTGTTGAAGCCACCCGCGCTCGCCGCGGTTCTGGCCCACGAGCGGGCGCACCTGCGGGGCCGCCACCATCACGTCATCGCGATGCTCAACACTCTCGCCGCGGCACTGCCGCGGTTACCCCTGATGCGGGCAGCGGCGCAGTCGGTACCGGCGTTGTTGGAGATGTGCGCCGACGACGCGGCCACGCGCAGGTACGGTCGTGAGCCGCTGTTGGCGAGCCTCGTCGCGTTGAGTACCCGGCACCGCGTGCCCGACGGCGTGCTGGCCGCGGCCGGGACGGCAGTGACCGACCGGGTTACCCGACTCATGCATCCACAACAGGAGAGTTGGTGGCGCCCACACTCTGTCGCGATGTCGCTCATCGTCGTCGCGATTGCGGTGGCACCGGCCTTCGCGCTGACGTTGTGCACGCTGCAGCAGTAG
- a CDS encoding BlaI/MecI/CopY family transcriptional regulator produces the protein MGIKGFGDLEAVVMEVLWSRAEPSTVRSVHDELVTKRQIAYTTVMSTMDNLFRKGWLEREKVGLAYSYRPVMTREEHSAQLMRTVFESGGDSELILNFFLEQIVDDDSKELRQALKRFTEEQPR, from the coding sequence ATGGGCATAAAAGGATTTGGCGATCTCGAAGCTGTGGTGATGGAAGTGCTGTGGTCACGCGCGGAGCCCTCGACGGTGCGCAGCGTGCACGACGAGCTCGTCACCAAGCGTCAGATTGCCTACACCACGGTCATGTCGACGATGGACAATCTGTTCCGAAAAGGCTGGCTGGAACGGGAGAAGGTCGGTCTGGCGTACAGCTATCGGCCGGTGATGACCCGTGAGGAGCACTCTGCGCAGCTGATGCGCACGGTGTTCGAATCCGGTGGCGACAGCGAGCTGATCCTCAACTTCTTCCTCGAGCAGATCGTCGACGACGACTCCAAGGAGCTTCGACAGGCCCTCAAGCGGTTCACCGAGGAGCAGCCGCGATGA
- a CDS encoding cytochrome c biogenesis CcdA family protein, which translates to MNGIGLLGAFLGGLASLLSPCSALLLPSFFAYAFDRTRLLVRRTLAFWVGLCVVLVPLGAGVGALGSVVTRYRSEVTMVGGLVLIGFGLMTLLGKGFGLSAMQRMTARIDISGTVSVLALGAVYGLAGFCAGPLLGAVLTMSAMGADPAYGALLMAVYALGMAAPLFLIAWLWDRFNLSERTWLRGRPVRLGPLETHTTSLLTGVVFIALGGLFLFTDGTTDLGGPLSVDAQYDLQVWLGRLASGVSDPWLILGVVVALLVWRSIRLWRRSYYRAT; encoded by the coding sequence ATGAACGGCATCGGTCTGCTCGGCGCCTTCCTCGGCGGTTTGGCTTCGCTGCTCAGCCCGTGTTCAGCCCTGCTCCTGCCGTCGTTTTTCGCCTACGCCTTTGACCGGACCCGCCTGTTGGTCCGGCGCACACTGGCGTTCTGGGTGGGTCTCTGTGTCGTGCTGGTGCCGTTGGGTGCCGGTGTCGGGGCGCTGGGTAGCGTCGTCACGCGCTATCGCAGTGAAGTCACGATGGTCGGTGGCCTGGTATTGATCGGGTTCGGCTTGATGACGTTGTTGGGCAAGGGGTTCGGTCTGTCCGCTATGCAACGGATGACGGCCCGGATCGACATCTCCGGTACCGTCTCGGTGCTCGCATTGGGTGCTGTGTACGGACTGGCCGGCTTCTGCGCAGGTCCGCTGTTGGGCGCGGTCCTGACCATGTCGGCGATGGGTGCCGACCCGGCCTACGGAGCGCTACTGATGGCGGTCTACGCCCTCGGCATGGCGGCGCCGTTGTTTTTGATCGCCTGGCTGTGGGACCGCTTCAACCTGTCTGAACGCACCTGGTTGCGGGGGCGCCCGGTGCGCCTGGGGCCGCTGGAGACCCACACCACCTCGTTGCTCACCGGGGTGGTCTTCATCGCGCTCGGTGGGCTGTTCCTGTTCACCGACGGCACGACGGATCTCGGCGGCCCGCTGTCCGTCGATGCGCAGTACGACCTGCAAGTCTGGCTGGGGCGACTGGCGTCGGGCGTGAGTGATCCTTGGCTGATTCTGGGCGTCGTGGTCGCACTCCTCGTGTGGAGGTCAATTCGGTTGTGGCGGAGAAGCTACTATCGCGCTACATAG
- a CDS encoding DsbA family protein, whose protein sequence is MSGRRESAKKDLIFIGGLIVVGAVLIAYLLIRPDTDAASAAPATGPSATAQAPGAATGGAGGSHSQVERRRPGDPLALGDPDAPVALVVFSDYRCPFCAKFSRDTEPELIKRYVDAGQLRIEWRDYAIFGPRSMAAARAGRAAAAQGRFWEFNRAVYAAAPERSKADLTDEDLIGFARQAGVPDIDRFTAEMRGDTFDAAINADLAQGAGIGVPSTPAFLLNDVPMLGAQPTEDFVRAIDGALAGR, encoded by the coding sequence GTGAGTGGACGGCGAGAAAGTGCCAAGAAGGACCTGATCTTCATTGGAGGCCTGATTGTCGTCGGCGCCGTTCTGATCGCCTACCTGCTGATCCGTCCCGACACCGACGCCGCCTCGGCCGCGCCCGCCACAGGGCCGTCGGCGACGGCGCAGGCACCCGGCGCAGCCACCGGAGGCGCCGGCGGGAGTCATTCTCAGGTGGAGCGCCGCCGGCCCGGTGACCCGCTGGCTTTGGGGGATCCCGACGCGCCCGTGGCGTTGGTGGTGTTCTCCGACTACCGCTGCCCGTTCTGCGCCAAGTTCAGCCGGGACACCGAACCGGAACTCATCAAGCGCTACGTCGACGCCGGCCAACTGCGCATCGAGTGGCGTGACTATGCGATCTTCGGTCCGCGATCGATGGCAGCAGCACGCGCCGGACGCGCGGCAGCCGCGCAGGGCAGGTTCTGGGAGTTCAACCGAGCCGTCTACGCGGCCGCACCGGAGCGGTCGAAGGCGGACCTGACGGATGAGGATCTGATCGGTTTCGCCCGGCAGGCCGGTGTCCCCGACATCGACAGATTTACCGCCGAAATGCGGGGAGACACCTTCGACGCCGCCATCAATGCTGATCTGGCGCAGGGCGCCGGGATTGGCGTCCCCAGCACTCCGGCGTTTCTGCTCAACGACGTGCCCATGCTCGGCGCGCAGCCCACGGAAGATTTCGTGCGCGCCATCGACGGGGCGCTGGCCGGTCGATGA
- a CDS encoding FAD-binding protein codes for MSEVQTADVVVVGYGAAGVCAALEARARGADVLAIDRFNGGGATQVSGGIIYAGGGTWVQRQAGVEDDADAMYAYLQAEIGDAVRPETLRRFVDTSPAMIDWLTEHGVPFEGSVCPYKTSYPNNKYYLYYSGSENSGRFRAITPPAQRGHRAKGPGASGKKIYQPLAESAARLGVRTQFLTRAVALLTDPSGRVVGVRTSTLAHAPAWVRRRYRAYAELAVKPGIYYPPLRSAMEKRLNRLETRYARTVDIHARQAVILSAGGYIANRELIAEHAPAYREGLQLGTTGDDGSGIALAAEVGAAVDRLDNVSAWRFITPPSAFLGALVVDEHGQRFIDETRYGAAVGHAMVADHDGRGWILADHRLLKQARAQLPEQAIWFQRLQMEAMLRTDRVVAETLEEVAAKAGVDPAGLLTTVADHNDAAAAGLPDPMGKPAEFVNPVEQGPFSLISISIKPSLLNPCPMFTLGGLIVDELTGAVTTPAGESIPGLYAAGRTAIGLCVNSYVSGLSIADCVFSGRRAAEHAVAMQPAPSP; via the coding sequence ATGTCAGAGGTGCAGACAGCCGATGTCGTCGTGGTCGGATACGGAGCCGCAGGCGTTTGCGCTGCTCTGGAGGCGCGGGCCAGGGGCGCTGATGTGCTGGCCATCGACCGATTCAACGGCGGCGGCGCGACGCAGGTGTCCGGCGGGATCATCTACGCAGGCGGTGGCACCTGGGTTCAGCGCCAGGCCGGAGTCGAGGACGACGCCGACGCGATGTACGCCTACCTGCAGGCCGAGATCGGCGACGCCGTGCGTCCCGAGACGCTGCGACGCTTCGTCGACACCAGCCCCGCGATGATCGACTGGCTCACCGAACACGGAGTCCCGTTCGAGGGGTCGGTGTGCCCGTACAAGACGTCCTACCCGAACAACAAGTACTACCTCTACTACTCGGGTAGCGAGAACTCCGGGCGTTTCCGCGCGATCACGCCGCCGGCGCAGCGCGGTCACCGGGCCAAAGGGCCGGGGGCTTCGGGCAAGAAGATCTATCAGCCCCTCGCGGAATCGGCGGCTCGCCTCGGCGTGCGCACACAGTTCCTCACCCGCGCCGTCGCGCTGCTGACCGATCCCAGCGGCCGGGTGGTCGGCGTGCGCACGAGCACACTCGCCCACGCACCGGCGTGGGTTCGGCGGCGCTACCGCGCGTACGCCGAGCTGGCGGTGAAACCGGGTATCTACTACCCGCCGCTGCGATCCGCGATGGAAAAGCGGTTGAACCGCTTGGAAACTCGGTATGCCCGGACCGTCGACATCCATGCACGCCAGGCGGTCATTCTCAGCGCGGGCGGATACATCGCCAATCGAGAGCTGATCGCCGAGCACGCACCGGCATACCGCGAGGGGCTTCAACTGGGCACCACCGGAGATGACGGCAGTGGAATCGCTCTGGCTGCCGAGGTCGGCGCCGCGGTCGATCGCCTCGACAACGTATCGGCGTGGCGCTTCATCACGCCGCCCAGCGCGTTCCTGGGTGCACTCGTGGTCGACGAACACGGACAACGATTCATCGACGAGACCCGCTATGGCGCCGCGGTCGGCCACGCCATGGTTGCCGACCACGACGGCCGCGGCTGGATCCTGGCCGATCATCGGCTGCTCAAACAGGCCCGAGCCCAGCTTCCCGAGCAGGCCATCTGGTTCCAACGCCTGCAGATGGAAGCCATGCTGCGCACCGACCGGGTCGTGGCGGAAACCCTGGAAGAGGTGGCTGCCAAGGCCGGCGTCGACCCGGCGGGATTGCTGACCACCGTCGCGGACCACAACGACGCCGCCGCGGCCGGGCTGCCCGATCCGATGGGCAAGCCTGCCGAGTTCGTCAATCCTGTTGAACAGGGACCGTTCTCACTGATCTCGATATCGATCAAACCCAGCCTGCTCAACCCGTGCCCGATGTTCACCCTCGGCGGGCTGATCGTCGATGAACTCACCGGTGCGGTGACAACGCCTGCAGGCGAGTCGATTCCGGGTCTCTATGCGGCCGGACGCACGGCGATCGGACTGTGCGTCAACTCCTACGTCAGTGGATTGTCGATCGCCGACTGCGTCTTCTCCGGCCGTCGCGCCGCAGAGCATGCCGTCGCGATGCAACCCGCGCCGTCACCGTAG
- a CDS encoding glyceraldehyde-3-phosphate dehydrogenase yields the protein MNSPELAHWNAQEALAEAMIPIIGALYRAKGVTVLLHSRSLVNKSVISILRTHRFARQVGGDELSVEETFPFLQALANLDLGPSKIDLGLLIMAYRASDAGLSVPEFTAQALSAVTGENKSAPQGPRDVVLYGFGRIGRLVARLLIEKAGSGNGLNLRAVVIRSNGAGDLAKRASLLRRDSVHGQFNGTIKVDTETNSLIANGNVIKFIHSDDPANVDYTEYGIDNAILIDNTGKWRDRDGLANHLRPGIAKVLLTAPGKGDVPNIVHGVNHLALDLDQQIFSCASCTTNAIVPPLKAMDDEYGIARCHVETVHSFTNDQNLLDNYHHADRRGRSAPFNLVLTETGAASAVSKAMPDLKAKISGSSIRVPTPDVSVAILNMQLHRPTTKEETLEYLRQASLSGPLSRNLDYTAATDAVSSDFIGSRAASIIDANATIVDEDNVILYVWYDNEFGYSSQVVRTVQYLSGIEYPTYPQI from the coding sequence TTGAACTCGCCAGAACTCGCCCATTGGAATGCTCAGGAAGCACTCGCCGAGGCGATGATCCCGATCATCGGCGCCCTGTACCGGGCGAAGGGCGTGACGGTCCTGCTGCACAGCCGGTCGCTGGTGAACAAATCCGTCATCAGCATCCTGCGCACCCACCGGTTCGCGCGACAGGTCGGCGGTGACGAGCTGTCGGTCGAAGAGACCTTCCCCTTCCTGCAGGCGCTGGCCAACCTGGACCTGGGCCCGTCGAAGATCGACCTCGGTCTGCTGATCATGGCCTACCGCGCCAGCGATGCCGGACTGTCCGTACCCGAGTTCACCGCACAGGCGCTCAGCGCCGTGACCGGGGAAAACAAGAGCGCACCGCAGGGCCCGCGGGACGTGGTGCTCTACGGGTTCGGCCGCATCGGACGGCTCGTCGCACGCCTGCTCATCGAGAAGGCCGGCTCCGGGAACGGCCTGAACCTGCGCGCTGTGGTGATCCGCAGCAACGGGGCCGGCGACCTGGCCAAGCGGGCGTCGCTGCTGCGCCGCGACTCGGTCCACGGCCAGTTCAACGGCACGATCAAGGTCGATACCGAAACCAACAGCCTGATCGCCAACGGCAACGTCATCAAGTTCATCCACAGCGACGACCCGGCGAACGTCGATTACACCGAGTACGGCATCGACAACGCGATCCTGATCGACAACACCGGCAAGTGGCGTGACCGCGACGGTCTGGCCAACCACCTGCGCCCCGGGATCGCGAAGGTTCTACTGACCGCACCGGGCAAGGGCGACGTGCCGAACATCGTGCACGGGGTCAACCACCTCGCACTCGATCTCGATCAGCAGATCTTCTCGTGTGCGTCGTGCACGACCAACGCGATCGTGCCGCCACTCAAGGCGATGGACGACGAGTACGGCATCGCACGCTGCCACGTCGAGACCGTGCACTCGTTCACCAACGACCAGAACCTGCTGGACAACTATCACCACGCCGACCGCCGCGGCCGGTCCGCGCCGTTCAACCTGGTCCTCACCGAAACCGGTGCGGCCTCCGCAGTCTCCAAGGCCATGCCGGACCTGAAGGCCAAGATCAGCGGCAGCTCGATCCGCGTCCCCACGCCCGATGTTTCGGTGGCGATCCTGAACATGCAGCTGCATCGCCCGACCACCAAAGAAGAGACCCTGGAGTACCTGCGCCAGGCGTCCCTGTCGGGACCGTTGAGCCGCAACCTCGACTACACCGCGGCAACAGACGCCGTGTCGAGCGACTTCATCGGCTCCCGTGCGGCGAGCATCATCGATGCGAACGCGACGATCGTCGACGAAGACAACGTCATCCTCTATGTCTGGTACGACAACGAGTTCGGCTACTCATCCCAGGTGGTGCGCACCGTGCAGTACCTGTCGGGAATCGAGTACCCGACGTACCCGCAGATCTGA
- a CDS encoding DUF732 domain-containing protein: MGIACLSWAAPAQADENGWVFNGYLTAEDYNYLAKLRESGVRIPLPPGALLQDGHLICDNLRRGVRPDDKEKARYFPKVGMPQMIATAQAELCPDTLH; the protein is encoded by the coding sequence GTGGGGATCGCGTGCCTTTCCTGGGCGGCGCCGGCACAAGCCGATGAAAACGGTTGGGTTTTCAACGGATACCTGACCGCCGAGGACTACAACTACCTGGCCAAGCTGCGTGAAAGTGGAGTCCGCATACCACTGCCGCCTGGGGCCTTGCTCCAGGACGGGCACCTCATCTGCGACAACCTCCGCCGCGGGGTCAGGCCCGACGACAAAGAAAAAGCCCGCTACTTCCCGAAGGTCGGAATGCCGCAGATGATCGCGACCGCACAAGCTGAACTCTGCCCAGACACGCTTCATTGA
- a CDS encoding flavin-containing monooxygenase, translating into MASSQIDTDALRQKYAQERDKRLRSDGTGQYVRLADLPGQSEDPFLPVEAREPKTDHVTVAVIGGGFSGLLTGARLKEAGIDSVRILDKAGDFGGVWYWNRYPGAQCDTASMVYMPLLEETGHVPTEKYAHGPEIYAQAQRIGKLYGLYSDVLFHTEITDLEWQEAQSRWLVSTNRGDSFTAQFIAMGTGPLSVAQLPGIPGIETFQGHSFHTSRWDYSYSGGDASGAPLEKLADKRVAVIGTGATAVQCVPQLAKDCKELFVFQRTPSAVAERKNHPIDPQWFEQMVEETGPGWQQRWMENFTTIWDGVLSEPDEMDADSDPVDLVQDGWTELAQEMKAAIHAVPMQERTLENIMLALEGTDNATMERIRARVDDVVSDPETAEKLKAWYRRMCKRPCFHDEYLQAFNRPNVHLIDTEGKGVERITESGVVVNGKQYDVDVIVYATGFEFLGGKHIDRLGYDPVGRDGRLLSDHWADGMRTLHGMHVHGFPNMFLLQMFQGAFMGANVPHNYVEQAKTIARLVKHATENGNAEVEVTASGEDQWVEMLLANGRPVGTQDCTPGYYNNEGREPTRKDRLDVGYPAGSMAFFKLEKQWRSAGTFEGLTLR; encoded by the coding sequence ATGGCAAGCAGCCAGATCGACACCGACGCGCTTCGTCAGAAGTACGCGCAGGAGCGTGACAAGCGGCTCCGATCGGACGGCACCGGCCAGTATGTCCGCCTGGCCGACTTGCCCGGGCAGAGCGAGGATCCATTCCTGCCTGTCGAGGCGCGGGAGCCGAAAACCGATCACGTGACGGTTGCGGTCATCGGCGGTGGCTTCTCCGGTCTGCTGACCGGCGCCCGTCTCAAAGAGGCAGGCATCGACAGTGTCCGGATCCTCGATAAGGCAGGGGATTTCGGTGGCGTCTGGTACTGGAACCGCTATCCCGGTGCGCAGTGTGACACGGCGTCGATGGTGTACATGCCGCTGCTTGAAGAGACCGGCCATGTTCCCACCGAGAAGTATGCGCACGGCCCGGAGATCTACGCGCAGGCTCAGCGGATCGGCAAACTCTACGGCCTCTACTCGGACGTCTTGTTCCACACCGAGATCACCGATCTCGAATGGCAAGAGGCTCAATCACGTTGGCTGGTCAGCACCAACCGTGGCGACAGCTTCACCGCACAGTTCATCGCCATGGGAACCGGCCCGTTGTCTGTTGCGCAACTCCCCGGCATTCCCGGCATCGAAACATTCCAGGGTCACTCGTTTCACACCAGTCGGTGGGATTACAGCTACTCCGGCGGTGACGCTTCGGGTGCACCGCTGGAGAAACTGGCCGACAAGCGCGTGGCCGTAATAGGCACCGGCGCGACCGCCGTACAGTGCGTCCCCCAACTGGCCAAAGACTGCAAGGAACTGTTCGTCTTTCAGCGCACACCTTCGGCCGTGGCCGAACGCAAGAACCACCCGATCGACCCACAGTGGTTCGAGCAGATGGTCGAGGAAACCGGACCCGGGTGGCAGCAACGCTGGATGGAGAACTTCACCACCATCTGGGACGGCGTGTTGAGCGAGCCCGATGAGATGGATGCGGACTCCGATCCCGTGGACTTGGTGCAAGACGGTTGGACCGAGCTGGCTCAAGAGATGAAAGCAGCCATTCACGCCGTCCCCATGCAGGAACGCACACTCGAGAACATCATGTTGGCGCTGGAGGGCACCGACAACGCGACGATGGAAAGGATCCGCGCCCGGGTCGACGACGTGGTCTCCGATCCGGAAACCGCAGAGAAACTCAAGGCCTGGTACCGGCGGATGTGTAAGCGACCGTGCTTCCACGATGAGTACCTCCAGGCTTTCAACCGCCCGAACGTGCACCTGATCGACACCGAGGGTAAGGGTGTCGAGCGGATCACCGAATCGGGCGTGGTGGTCAATGGCAAGCAATACGACGTCGACGTGATCGTCTACGCAACCGGCTTCGAGTTCCTGGGCGGCAAGCACATTGACCGGCTCGGTTACGACCCGGTCGGCCGCGATGGACGGCTGCTTTCCGATCACTGGGCCGACGGAATGCGCACGCTGCATGGCATGCACGTCCACGGATTCCCGAACATGTTTCTCCTGCAGATGTTTCAGGGGGCCTTCATGGGGGCGAATGTCCCGCACAACTATGTGGAGCAGGCCAAGACAATTGCTCGGCTTGTGAAGCACGCGACCGAGAATGGCAACGCCGAGGTAGAGGTGACGGCGAGCGGGGAGGACCAATGGGTGGAGATGCTCCTGGCAAACGGCCGACCGGTCGGTACGCAGGACTGCACGCCGGGCTACTACAACAACGAAGGCAGAGAACCTACTCGCAAGGACCGGTTGGACGTCGGCTACCCGGCGGGTTCCATGGCGTTCTTCAAATTGGAGAAGCAATGGAGATCCGCGGGAACCTTCGAGGGGCTGACATTGCGCTGA
- a CDS encoding TetR/AcrR family transcriptional regulator — MAAKSARDRAPHTNPQPRLSADERREQIIDAARRVFEQTGFEGARTRDLAAAAGVNEALLYRHFGSKEDLFEAAVATPLEEAVSKVVEFSGSPPKDFDATGTVMYDRTYQFIYDLLGVMDEIGPLLGVMLFGQADRAAEYFRDRIDPSLSEVERVVEANLSAWQHTEFDVGLLVRLTVGMAWFIGTADRLCERKRDRAETAAAITSMLIHGLGNPPSS, encoded by the coding sequence ATGGCGGCTAAATCGGCTCGCGACCGCGCCCCCCACACGAACCCACAGCCCCGGCTCTCCGCAGACGAGCGCAGGGAACAGATCATCGACGCTGCGCGTCGCGTCTTCGAGCAGACCGGGTTCGAGGGTGCCCGCACGCGAGATCTAGCGGCCGCGGCCGGCGTCAACGAGGCGTTGCTCTACCGCCATTTCGGGTCCAAAGAGGACCTGTTCGAAGCCGCGGTGGCGACTCCGCTCGAAGAAGCCGTCAGCAAGGTCGTCGAGTTCTCGGGCTCCCCTCCAAAAGATTTCGACGCAACCGGCACGGTGATGTACGACCGCACCTACCAGTTCATTTACGACCTTCTCGGTGTCATGGACGAAATCGGACCACTCCTGGGAGTGATGCTGTTCGGGCAGGCCGACCGGGCCGCAGAGTATTTCCGCGATCGTATCGACCCCTCGCTGAGCGAAGTCGAGCGTGTCGTCGAAGCCAACCTTTCGGCATGGCAGCACACGGAATTCGATGTCGGATTGTTGGTGCGGTTGACGGTCGGAATGGCGTGGTTCATCGGTACCGCAGACCGGCTGTGTGAGCGCAAGCGTGATCGAGCCGAGACGGCAGCGGCAATCACCTCGATGCTCATCCATGGTTTGGGAAACCCGCCGAGTAGCTGA